One Brassica napus cultivar Da-Ae chromosome C2, Da-Ae, whole genome shotgun sequence DNA window includes the following coding sequences:
- the LOC106392864 gene encoding glutathione S-transferase T3-like, whose product MDPFSLNSTGFVDSAEQGVNSPGLVKPAERRKWSTKEGLVLISGCLNTSKDPIVSNEQKLGSFWKRIGGYFNSSPQLIGSAPREWGQCKQRWRRVNEQVCKFVGCHEAALKEQASGHSENDVMKAAHDIFFNDYKVKFTLEHCWRELRFDQKWRSHAISKEKRKEADAEVVSEEEEVRPPCVKANKAAKRKKPNQAAFDQIQSILAQKNTISKQKILHRLVSQKVETLSDLELARKTKVISEML is encoded by the coding sequence ATGGACCCTTTTTCCCTTAACTCTACCGGGTTTGTAGACTCTGCTGAGCAAGGTGTTAACTCTCCCGGGTTAGTTAAGCCTGCGGAAAGGAGAAAGTGGTCAACCAAAGAAGGCCTTGTGTTGATCAGTGGTTGTTTGAACACCAGCAAGGATCCCATAGTCAGTAATGAACAGAAGTTGGGCTCGTTTTGGAAGCGAATAGGGGGGTATTTCAATTCGAGTCCTCAGCTCATTGGCTCTGCTCCTAGGGAGTGGGGTcaatgtaagcagaggtggaGAAGAGTGAATGAGCAGGTTTGTAAATTTGTGGGATGCCATGAAGCGGCGTTGAAGGAGCAGGCGAGTGGCCACAGTGAGAATGATGTCATGAAGGCGGCGCATGACATCTTCTTCAATGACTACAAAGTCAAGTTCACACTTGAACACTGCTGGAGGGAACTGAGGTTCGATCAGAAATGGAGATCACACGCTATCTCGaaggagaaaaggaaggaaGCTGATGCGGAGGTGGTGTCTGAGGAGGAAGAGGTGAGGCCGCCCTGTGTTAAGGCCAACAAAGCAGCGAAGCGAAAGAAGCCAAACCAGGCAGCTTTTGATCAAATCCAGAGCATCCTAGCTCAGAAAAATACCATCTCCAAACAAAAGATACTTCATCGCCTCGTATCCCAAAAAGTGGAAACACTTTCTGATCTGGAACTTGCTCGTAAGACTAAAGTCATCTCAGAAATGCTTTAG